A genomic region of Castor canadensis chromosome 16, mCasCan1.hap1v2, whole genome shotgun sequence contains the following coding sequences:
- the LOC141418115 gene encoding centrosomal protein 43-like produces MAATTAAVVAEEDTELRDLLVQTLENSGVLNRIKAELRAAVFLALEEQEKVENKTPLVNESLKKFLNTKDGRLVASLVAEFLQFFNLDFTLAVFQPETSTFQGLEGQDNLARDLGIIEAEGTVGGPLLLEVIRRCQQKEKGPTGGEGALDLSDIHSPPKSPEGKTSSNTIPSKKASSEASQSDTSISLSEQKSKSSLHSLTHETKVGSFLSSATLDVKDKAGLCPDEDDMEGDSFFDDPIPKPEKTYGWRSEPRKQVGSLASLSDAPTLRSGLSSLAGAPSLKDSEGKRGSMVLKDLKLISDKIGSLGLGNGEEDDYIDDFNSASHRSEQSELSIGEQIEEDLSTGVDDINTSDKLDDLTQDLTASQLSDIADYLEDVA; encoded by the coding sequence ATGGCGGCAACGACGGCCGCGGTGGTGGCCGAGGAGGACACAGAGCTGCGGGACCTGCTGGTGCAGACGCTAGAGAACAGCGGCGTCCTGAACCGCATCAAGGCCGAACTCAGAGCCGCTGTGTTTTTAGCGCTAGAGGAGCAAGAAAAAGTAGAGAATAAAACTCCTTTAGTCAATGAGAGCctgaaaaagtttttaaatacgAAAGATGGTCGTTTAGTGGCTAGTCTTGTTGCagaatttcttcaattttttaacCTTGACTTTACCTTGGCTGTTTTTCAACCTGAAACTAGCACATTTCAAGGTCTTGAAGGTCAAGATAATTTAGCCCGAGAtttaggtatcattgaagcagaAGGTACAGTGGGTGGACCGTTATTATTAGAAGTGATTAGACGCTGTCAGCAGAAAGAGAAAGGGCCCACTGGTGGGGAAGGTGCACTGGATCTGTCTGATATACACTCTCCACCAAAGTCACCAGAAGGAAAAACAAGTTCAAATACAATCCCAAGTAAGAAGGCCAGCAGTGAGGCCAGTCAGAGTGACACAAGTATCTCCTTATCAGAACAGAAGAGCAAGAGCAGTCTGCACTCATTGACCCATGAAACAAAAGTTGGATCTTTCTTAAGCAGTGCCACTTTAGACGTCAAAGACAAAGCTGGCCTTTGTCCAGATGAAGATGATATGGAAGGAGATTCTTTCTTTGATGATCCAATTCCTAAACCAGAAAAAACTTATGGTTGGAGAAGTGAACCAAGGAAGCAGGTGGGAAGCCTGGCCTCGCTCTCTGATGCACCCACCTTAAGGAGTGGGCTCAGCTCCCTGGCAGGAGCCCCTTCATTAAAAGACTCTGAGGGTAAAAGGGGAAGTATGGTTTTGAAAGATCTGAAATTGATCAGTGATAAAATTGGATCACTTGGATTAGGAAATGGAGAAGAAGATGACTATATTGATGATTTTAATAGTGCCAGCCATCGCTCAGAACAAAGTGAGCTAAGTATTGGTGAACAGATTGAAGAAGACCTTTCCACAGGAGTAGATGACATCAACACCAGTGATAAACTCGATGACCTCACACAAGACCTGACTGCCTCCCAGCTCAGTGACATTGCAGACTACCTGGAAGATGTGGCGTAG